A genome region from Sphingobacteriaceae bacterium GW460-11-11-14-LB5 includes the following:
- a CDS encoding 5-dehydro-4-deoxy-D-glucuronate isomerase, with amino-acid sequence MNKFESRYAQSPKEVKQMDTAALRDNFLIENVFEANQVNLTLSHFDRYIVGGAMPVDQKIALPNPDDLKATYFLERRELGIINVGGKAIVTADGEKYELDYKEALYIGKGTKEVFFESAIPGEAAKLYINSAPAHHTYPNKKVSKAEAEIVELGTPETANHRIINKLLVNSVLPTCQLQMGMTELKSGSVWNTMPAHTHDRRMEAYFYFEVPKGQSVCHFMGQPQETRHIWMQNDQAVISPNWSIHSGAGTSNYTFIWGMAGENLDYGDMDHCAITELK; translated from the coding sequence ATGAATAAATTCGAAAGCCGTTACGCTCAAAGCCCTAAAGAAGTTAAACAAATGGATACCGCTGCTTTGCGGGATAATTTCCTGATTGAAAACGTATTTGAGGCAAACCAGGTAAACCTAACCTTATCTCATTTTGACAGATATATTGTTGGTGGTGCAATGCCTGTTGATCAGAAAATAGCACTTCCAAATCCAGATGATTTAAAAGCCACCTACTTTTTAGAGCGTAGGGAACTGGGTATTATTAATGTTGGCGGAAAAGCTATTGTTACTGCTGACGGCGAAAAATACGAATTGGATTATAAAGAAGCTTTGTATATTGGTAAAGGTACCAAAGAAGTGTTTTTTGAATCTGCTATCCCTGGCGAAGCTGCAAAATTATACATCAATTCTGCGCCTGCACACCATACTTATCCAAACAAAAAGGTAAGCAAAGCTGAGGCAGAGATTGTAGAATTAGGTACGCCTGAAACCGCAAATCACAGAATAATTAATAAGTTATTGGTAAATAGTGTTTTGCCTACGTGTCAATTACAAATGGGTATGACCGAGTTAAAATCGGGAAGTGTTTGGAATACCATGCCTGCGCATACACATGATAGAAGGATGGAAGCTTATTTCTATTTCGAAGTTCCAAAAGGACAGAGCGTTTGCCACTTTATGGGCCAGCCACAAGAAACCCGTCATATTTGGATGCAGAACGATCAGGCGGTTATTTCGCCAAACTGGTCAATCCATTCAGGTGCAGGCACAAGCAACTATACTTTTATTTGGGGTATGGCAGGCGAAAATCTTGATTATGGCGATATGGACCACTGTGCCATTACCGAACTGAAATAA
- a CDS encoding 2-deoxy-D-gluconate 3-dehydrogenase (catalyzes the formation of 3-dehydro-2-deoxy-D-gluconate from 2-deoxy-D-gluconate): MSNIFNLAGKTALVTGCKRGIGKAMALALAEAGADIIGVSASLELQGSAVEKEILALGRKFYAYQCDFGKRENTLAFAAQVKADHPVIDILVNNAGTILRQPIAEHSDEYWDEVIAVNQTAPFILTREIGREMIARGSGKVIFTASLLSFQGGITVPGYAASKGAIASLTKAFANEWASKGVNVNAIAPGYIATDNTSALREDQDRSTSILSRIPAGRWGTPEDFKGPTLFLASPASDYVHGTILTVDGGWMGR; this comes from the coding sequence ATGTCAAACATATTCAATTTAGCAGGTAAAACTGCATTAGTTACCGGCTGTAAAAGAGGGATAGGAAAAGCAATGGCTTTAGCTTTAGCAGAAGCGGGTGCCGATATTATCGGTGTTTCTGCAAGTCTCGAACTTCAGGGCAGTGCGGTAGAGAAAGAAATTTTAGCGCTGGGCAGAAAGTTTTATGCTTACCAGTGTGATTTTGGTAAACGCGAAAATACCCTGGCTTTTGCGGCTCAGGTAAAAGCAGACCATCCCGTTATCGATATTTTAGTCAATAACGCCGGAACAATTTTACGTCAGCCAATTGCTGAGCATTCTGATGAGTATTGGGATGAAGTCATTGCGGTAAACCAAACGGCCCCCTTTATTTTAACGCGTGAAATTGGTAGAGAGATGATTGCAAGAGGAAGCGGAAAAGTGATTTTCACGGCATCATTATTATCATTCCAGGGTGGTATTACCGTTCCTGGTTATGCAGCGAGTAAAGGGGCAATTGCATCTTTAACCAAAGCTTTCGCTAATGAGTGGGCATCAAAAGGGGTAAATGTAAATGCCATTGCGCCTGGTTATATTGCAACCGATAATACTTCTGCTTTACGCGAAGATCAGGATAGAAGCACCTCTATATTATCGCGTATCCCTGCCGGAAGATGGGGCACTCCGGAAGATTTTAAAGGACCAACCTTATTCCTGGCCTCACCAGCAAGTGATTATGTTCATGGAACAATTTTGACCGTTGATGGCGGTTGGATGGGAAGGTAG